A genomic region of Pyramidobacter porci contains the following coding sequences:
- the ribF gene encoding riboflavin biosynthesis protein RibF, with amino-acid sequence MIVCIGAFDGYHRGHFSLFRQAREMAARAHTEWNVVTFSPHPRYVLGGLKARLFTREDTAFLRRNFDIPEPLEIPFTREFASTEPRLFLDELRARLDVTGIVVGREFRFGRERSGDGEFLLRYCAEHGLELALMPQLVMDDGIVVSSTRIRDMVQAGNVDQAAELLGYPWFLFSRVVSGDRRGRAMGYPTANMLPDEKKLTPGEGVYAGAMWHGGCWRPAAISVGRNPTFLVQGSLRIETHVIGFHGDLYGRRPLLAFLKRLRLMTRFSGRMSLMKQLALDCEETQRVFGVSQPLLKVFHCLPSFD; translated from the coding sequence GTGATCGTCTGCATCGGGGCCTTCGACGGCTATCATCGCGGCCATTTTTCCCTGTTTCGCCAGGCGCGGGAAATGGCCGCGCGCGCTCATACCGAATGGAACGTCGTGACCTTTTCGCCGCATCCCCGTTACGTGCTGGGCGGCCTGAAGGCACGGCTTTTCACGCGCGAGGACACCGCGTTCCTGCGACGTAATTTCGACATTCCCGAGCCGCTGGAGATTCCTTTTACTCGAGAATTCGCCTCGACGGAGCCGCGTCTGTTCCTCGACGAACTGCGCGCGCGTCTGGATGTGACGGGGATCGTCGTCGGGCGTGAGTTCCGCTTCGGGCGCGAGCGTTCCGGCGACGGCGAATTTCTTCTCCGTTACTGTGCCGAACACGGCCTGGAGCTGGCGCTGATGCCGCAGCTGGTCATGGACGACGGCATCGTCGTCAGCAGCACGCGCATCCGCGATATGGTGCAGGCGGGCAACGTGGATCAGGCGGCCGAACTGCTCGGTTATCCGTGGTTCCTCTTTTCCCGGGTGGTGAGCGGCGATCGGCGCGGACGCGCCATGGGCTATCCCACGGCCAACATGCTTCCCGACGAAAAAAAACTGACGCCCGGCGAGGGCGTGTACGCCGGCGCGATGTGGCACGGCGGCTGCTGGCGGCCAGCGGCCATCTCGGTCGGGCGCAATCCGACGTTTCTCGTTCAGGGCAGCCTGCGCATCGAAACGCACGTAATCGGTTTTCACGGCGATCTGTACGGCCGCCGGCCGTTGCTGGCCTTTTTGAAGCGGCTGCGTCTGATGACGCGCTTCAGCGGGCGCATGAGCCTGATGAAACAGCTGGCGCTCGACTGCGAGGAAACGCAGCGCGTTTTCGGCGTTTCGCAGCCGCTGTTGAAAGTTTTTCATTGTTTGCCGTCGTTCGATTGA
- the infB gene encoding translation initiation factor IF-2, whose protein sequence is MPLSKMRVYELAKLLEMNNKDLLALLEKVNVSVKSHMSTIDDDAIQLVEEEIEKSKKKKGPSGKSAPAEAGPEKKALAPKAEKAGGKTPAPAAEEKTPVPAKKTVKVKHGGCVKDLADALGLSAGEAVKKLMGAGMMVPASASLNDDILLTLGDVCGVDVDWSDEAPAAEEKEAAEPKAPAGGKAAPRGLHLKPRSPIVTVMGHVDHGKTSLLDAIRKTHVTAREAGGITQHIGASHVTYNGKEIVFLDTPGHEAFTSMRARGAQCTDIAVLVVAADDGVMPQTIEAINHAKAAGVPIIVAINKMDKPTANPQQVMQELSGYGLVSEAWGGDTVMVEISAKSGKGVDQLLEMISLVAEMQDLKADPAVAPEGVVIEARLDKGQGAVASVIVQQGTLCRGDLILFDSCWGKVRAMFNDAGKNVKQAGPSTAVEIIGLNGVPQPGEHFHQIGSEKEARDYFANLEAERRNAQNNMAVKRMTLEDLYSQVQDGEKPVLNLVIKCDVQGTIEAIVGSLEKLGTEDVGINIVHTAVGRISESDIMLATASNAIVVGFNVRPENSASKLAEKENVQIRLYSIIYEIIDDVKAAMEGLLTPTIKENSLGEAEIRKIFKAPKVGKIAGCRVMKGAIKRGSKVRLVRDGIVIWEGSVASLRREKDEASEVREGFECGMTFTNYQDFREGDVVEAYELVEEKRTL, encoded by the coding sequence ATGCCGTTGAGTAAAATGAGAGTTTATGAACTCGCAAAGCTGCTGGAAATGAACAACAAGGATCTGCTGGCTTTGCTGGAAAAGGTGAATGTCTCCGTCAAGTCCCACATGAGCACGATCGACGACGACGCGATCCAGCTTGTCGAAGAGGAAATCGAAAAGAGCAAAAAGAAGAAAGGGCCCTCCGGAAAGAGCGCGCCCGCCGAGGCCGGGCCTGAAAAGAAGGCTCTCGCGCCGAAAGCCGAGAAGGCCGGAGGCAAAACGCCCGCTCCGGCGGCGGAAGAGAAGACGCCCGTTCCCGCAAAGAAGACCGTGAAAGTCAAACACGGCGGCTGTGTGAAAGACCTGGCCGACGCGCTCGGACTTTCCGCCGGCGAGGCCGTGAAGAAGCTGATGGGAGCCGGAATGATGGTTCCCGCATCCGCGTCCTTGAACGACGACATCCTGCTCACTCTCGGAGACGTCTGCGGCGTCGACGTCGACTGGAGCGACGAAGCTCCCGCCGCGGAAGAGAAAGAAGCGGCCGAGCCGAAAGCGCCCGCCGGCGGCAAAGCGGCGCCGCGCGGCTTGCATCTCAAACCGCGCTCTCCCATCGTCACCGTCATGGGGCACGTTGACCACGGCAAGACCTCGCTGCTCGACGCGATCCGCAAAACTCACGTGACAGCCCGCGAAGCCGGCGGCATCACCCAGCACATCGGCGCTTCGCACGTCACGTACAACGGCAAGGAGATTGTCTTCCTCGACACGCCCGGGCACGAAGCCTTTACCTCCATGCGCGCCCGCGGCGCCCAGTGCACCGACATCGCCGTGCTGGTCGTCGCCGCGGACGACGGCGTCATGCCTCAGACCATCGAAGCCATCAATCACGCCAAGGCCGCCGGCGTTCCCATCATCGTCGCCATCAACAAGATGGACAAGCCTACCGCCAACCCGCAGCAGGTCATGCAGGAGCTGAGCGGTTACGGCCTCGTGTCCGAAGCGTGGGGCGGCGACACCGTCATGGTGGAAATATCCGCCAAGTCCGGCAAAGGCGTGGATCAGCTGCTGGAAATGATTTCGCTTGTGGCCGAGATGCAGGATCTCAAGGCCGATCCCGCCGTCGCTCCCGAAGGCGTCGTCATCGAAGCGCGACTCGACAAGGGGCAGGGGGCCGTCGCCTCCGTGATCGTGCAGCAGGGAACGCTGTGCCGGGGCGATCTGATTCTGTTCGATTCCTGTTGGGGCAAAGTGCGCGCCATGTTCAACGATGCCGGCAAAAACGTCAAGCAGGCCGGTCCCAGCACCGCCGTCGAAATCATCGGCCTGAACGGCGTGCCGCAGCCGGGCGAACACTTTCACCAGATCGGCTCCGAGAAAGAGGCCCGCGACTACTTCGCCAACCTCGAAGCCGAACGCCGCAACGCTCAGAACAACATGGCCGTCAAGCGCATGACGCTGGAAGACCTCTACAGTCAGGTGCAGGACGGCGAAAAACCCGTGCTGAACCTGGTCATCAAGTGCGACGTGCAGGGCACCATCGAAGCGATCGTCGGCTCGCTGGAGAAACTCGGCACCGAGGACGTGGGCATCAACATCGTGCACACAGCCGTGGGGCGCATCTCCGAATCGGACATCATGCTGGCCACGGCGTCCAACGCCATCGTGGTGGGCTTCAACGTCCGCCCCGAGAACAGCGCCAGCAAACTCGCCGAGAAAGAAAACGTGCAGATCCGCCTGTACAGCATCATCTACGAGATCATCGACGACGTGAAGGCGGCCATGGAAGGTCTGCTGACGCCGACGATCAAGGAGAACTCGCTGGGCGAAGCGGAGATCCGCAAGATCTTCAAGGCGCCCAAGGTCGGCAAGATCGCCGGCTGCCGGGTCATGAAGGGAGCGATCAAACGCGGCAGCAAGGTGCGTCTGGTCCGCGACGGCATCGTGATCTGGGAAGGTTCGGTGGCCTCGCTGCGCCGCGAGAAGGACGAAGCCAGCGAAGTGCGCGAGGGCTTCGAATGCGGCATGACCTTCACCAACTATCAGGATTTCCGCGAGGGCGACGTGGTCGAAGCCTACGAGCTCGTGGAAGAGAAGAGAACTCTGTAA
- a CDS encoding TRAP transporter large permease has protein sequence MSGIFLLAAFFALMLFGVPLYASLTMAGLLGILGAGGLTLLRVVPQQFFGGMDSFSLMAIPFFILTGTLMNRSGLTDRLIDFSRLAVGSVRGGLGYVNVLGSVIFAGVNGSAAADASALGSILIPAMVKEGFPASYAAGITAGSSLIGPIIPPSIFMIIYASMTNTSIGGLFAAGMAPGVALGLAYMVMNWYYVRKYDVPKTDLTGVYAQKWRILSRSFLALLAPCIIMCGIMSGIVTPTESGALAAGYCVFAGAAVTRRLTLRGFAAAVGETVRLTSAIFLIMGAASVVGWYLKWERVTQAFSQVIVDAGLLGHPWLLMVVLSLIVFVIGMFMEEISVMTLLTPVFAPLAAKAGIDPFHFGVVMTLNVTIALITPPVGACNYIVAAVGKVPLGEMFRRIWPFVLVALAVQLIIVTFPVFTTYIPRVMGL, from the coding sequence ATGAGCGGCATTTTTCTGCTGGCGGCGTTTTTTGCGCTGATGCTTTTCGGCGTGCCGCTCTACGCTTCGCTGACGATGGCGGGGCTGCTCGGCATTCTCGGCGCGGGCGGCCTGACGCTGCTGCGCGTCGTACCGCAGCAGTTTTTCGGCGGCATGGATTCTTTCTCGCTGATGGCGATTCCCTTTTTTATCCTCACGGGCACGCTGATGAACCGTTCCGGACTCACCGACCGCCTCATCGACTTCAGCCGGCTGGCGGTCGGCTCGGTGCGCGGCGGACTGGGCTACGTCAACGTGTTGGGCAGCGTGATCTTCGCCGGCGTCAACGGCAGCGCTGCGGCCGACGCTTCGGCGCTGGGCTCGATCCTGATCCCGGCCATGGTGAAGGAAGGCTTTCCCGCCTCCTACGCGGCGGGAATCACGGCGGGCAGTTCGCTGATCGGGCCGATCATTCCGCCGAGCATCTTCATGATCATTTACGCGTCGATGACGAACACGTCCATCGGCGGGCTCTTTGCCGCGGGAATGGCGCCGGGGGTCGCGCTCGGGCTGGCCTACATGGTCATGAACTGGTACTACGTGCGCAAGTACGACGTGCCGAAGACCGATCTGACGGGCGTGTACGCGCAGAAATGGCGGATCCTGTCCCGTTCGTTTCTGGCCCTGCTGGCGCCGTGCATCATCATGTGCGGCATCATGTCGGGGATCGTCACGCCGACGGAGTCGGGCGCGCTGGCCGCGGGCTACTGCGTTTTCGCCGGCGCGGCGGTGACGCGCCGGCTGACGCTGCGCGGTTTCGCCGCAGCGGTCGGCGAGACGGTGCGCCTGACCAGCGCGATCTTTCTGATCATGGGCGCGGCTTCGGTGGTCGGCTGGTACCTCAAGTGGGAGCGCGTCACTCAGGCGTTCAGCCAGGTCATCGTGGACGCCGGCCTGCTGGGACATCCCTGGCTGCTGATGGTCGTGCTCAGCCTGATCGTCTTCGTGATCGGCATGTTCATGGAGGAGATCTCGGTGATGACGCTGCTGACGCCGGTGTTCGCGCCGCTGGCGGCCAAGGCCGGCATCGACCCGTTTCATTTCGGCGTGGTAATGACGCTGAACGTGACGATCGCGTTGATCACGCCGCCGGTGGGAGCGTGCAACTATATCGTCGCCGCGGTGGGCAAGGTGCCGCTGGGCGAGATGTTCCGCCGGATCTGGCCGTTCGTGCTCGTGGCGTTGGCCGTGCAGCTGATCATCGTGACGTTTCCGGTTTTCACGACTTATATTCCCCGCGTCATGGGGCTGTAG
- a CDS encoding TRAP transporter substrate-binding protein, protein MKRSVIGKVALACALALGLNGAAGAARVVKMSHIGPANVENNVVHYFVKEFASRVAECTQGNITFELYPDEQLGSEEQRMELMMKDGLNQPVADVSSFAAMGTVLPELYPSSVPFMFNSYEAAHVFFDESEYWANLKKLFRERTGCVLIEAVEEGGFLAFTNSKREIRSPADFPGLKFRGMDEGQVAIFKAFGASGTPIPWGELYMALKTGVVDGQMNPAFYVLLGSLTEVQKYMTLANIQYSDQFLVMNGDLFDSFSDEERAVILEAAKEANRLTRARIEAEDSQQVEKCRRLGMQVYAPTPAEMEQFRNVGQPAYIEWLKSKVPAEWLEAALRDAKAANEKASAK, encoded by the coding sequence ATGAAAAGATCTGTGATCGGGAAAGTGGCGCTGGCCTGTGCGCTGGCACTGGGGCTGAACGGCGCGGCGGGCGCGGCGAGGGTGGTGAAGATGTCGCACATCGGCCCGGCGAACGTCGAGAACAACGTGGTGCATTACTTCGTCAAGGAGTTCGCCTCGCGCGTCGCGGAATGCACGCAGGGGAACATCACGTTCGAACTGTATCCCGACGAGCAGCTGGGCAGCGAAGAGCAGCGCATGGAGCTGATGATGAAGGACGGGCTGAATCAGCCGGTGGCCGACGTCTCCTCGTTCGCCGCCATGGGCACGGTGCTGCCGGAGCTGTATCCCTCGTCGGTGCCGTTCATGTTCAACAGCTACGAGGCAGCGCACGTTTTCTTCGACGAGAGCGAATACTGGGCCAATTTGAAGAAGCTGTTCCGCGAGCGCACGGGCTGTGTACTGATCGAAGCGGTGGAGGAGGGCGGCTTCCTCGCTTTCACCAACTCCAAGCGCGAGATCCGCAGCCCCGCCGATTTCCCCGGCCTGAAGTTCCGCGGCATGGACGAGGGGCAGGTGGCAATCTTCAAGGCGTTCGGCGCCAGCGGTACGCCTATCCCCTGGGGCGAACTCTACATGGCGCTGAAAACGGGCGTCGTCGACGGGCAGATGAACCCCGCCTTCTACGTGCTTCTGGGCAGCCTGACGGAAGTGCAGAAGTACATGACGCTGGCGAACATCCAGTACTCCGACCAGTTTCTGGTCATGAACGGCGATCTGTTCGACAGCTTCAGCGACGAAGAGCGCGCCGTCATCCTCGAAGCGGCGAAGGAAGCCAACCGCCTTACCCGTGCCCGCATCGAGGCGGAGGATTCGCAGCAGGTGGAAAAGTGCCGCCGGCTGGGCATGCAGGTTTACGCGCCTACGCCCGCGGAGATGGAGCAGTTCCGCAACGTCGGCCAGCCGGCTTACATCGAGTGGCTGAAGAGCAAAGTTCCCGCCGAGTGGCTCGAAGCGGCTCTGCGCGACGCCAAGGCGGCCAACGAAAAAGCCTCTGCGAAGTGA
- the rnpM gene encoding RNase P modulator RnpM, translating into MRRSVNPRSCVACRRERAPRDMLRVVRRPDGQVVLDEQGKTSGRGAYVCPEPQCVALCLKRRLLEKSLKCSVPAEVQAKLRAAVNLGESDALPDAAELFEEIKGTLGLARRAGELIVGQDRVLNSLSAGQNLSVLLTRDHSETLKRAIDAKAADVHVLAGVSRLELGQLLGLRQAQIVALPLRSGFAEKIKGLLPEGGNAVE; encoded by the coding sequence TTGAGGCGATCCGTGAATCCCCGCAGCTGCGTGGCCTGCCGTCGCGAGCGCGCTCCTCGCGATATGCTGCGCGTGGTACGCCGGCCCGACGGACAGGTCGTGCTGGATGAACAGGGAAAAACCTCGGGACGGGGCGCGTACGTCTGTCCCGAGCCCCAGTGCGTGGCCCTCTGCCTGAAGAGGCGGCTGCTGGAAAAATCCCTCAAATGTTCCGTCCCCGCGGAGGTGCAGGCCAAACTGCGCGCCGCGGTGAACCTCGGGGAGAGCGACGCGCTTCCCGACGCGGCGGAACTCTTTGAGGAAATCAAGGGAACTTTGGGGCTGGCGCGCCGCGCCGGCGAGCTGATCGTCGGTCAGGACCGCGTGCTGAACAGCCTTTCCGCCGGGCAGAACCTGTCCGTTCTGCTGACGCGCGATCATTCCGAGACGCTGAAAAGAGCCATTGACGCCAAAGCTGCCGACGTGCACGTTTTGGCGGGAGTAAGCCGTTTAGAACTTGGACAACTCCTGGGACTGCGACAGGCTCAGATAGTCGCCCTTCCGCTCCGGAGCGGCTTTGCAGAGAAAATAAAAGGACTGCTTCCAGAAGGAGGAAATGCCGTTGAGTAA
- a CDS encoding TRAP transporter small permease, translated as MNSLERLSRWVGLFSLWFGGLLLMINIGDIVMGVVLRYLCHAAPIWTEELARFSLVWMVLIGAAAAFLNGDQMSIDFVVNVLPPRGKAFCRFLSAAVQVAVLGVMVWFGAQNVMGGWKMKTMALGVPKAVPLTAVPVGMAMLMAVVVGKYLHDSGSGREKR; from the coding sequence ATGAATTCTCTCGAACGGCTGAGCCGTTGGGTGGGGCTCTTCAGTCTCTGGTTTGGCGGGCTGCTGCTGATGATCAACATCGGCGACATCGTCATGGGCGTGGTGCTGCGCTATTTATGTCACGCCGCCCCCATCTGGACGGAGGAACTGGCGCGCTTTTCGCTGGTGTGGATGGTGCTGATCGGCGCGGCGGCGGCCTTTCTCAACGGCGATCAGATGTCGATCGATTTCGTGGTGAACGTCCTGCCGCCGCGCGGCAAGGCGTTCTGCCGCTTCCTGTCGGCGGCGGTCCAAGTCGCGGTCCTCGGCGTGATGGTCTGGTTCGGCGCTCAAAACGTGATGGGCGGCTGGAAGATGAAGACCATGGCGCTCGGCGTGCCCAAGGCGGTGCCTCTGACGGCGGTGCCGGTCGGCATGGCCATGCTGATGGCCGTCGTCGTCGGCAAGTATCTGCATGACTCCGGAAGCGGGCGCGAAAAACGATGA
- the rbfA gene encoding 30S ribosome-binding factor RbfA, with product MPRFRMGRINSQLQREISLILSREVRDEKLAEVIVTSVECSKDLKYAKVYYTTLREEGRAEIAKLLEKVSGYVRSSLGRVLSYRTVPELTFRFDDSEELAREMDRVLDRISAELPPETPVEAEDAPEEPDD from the coding sequence ATGCCTCGTTTCAGAATGGGAAGAATCAACAGCCAGCTTCAGCGCGAGATCTCGCTGATCCTCTCGCGCGAAGTGCGCGACGAGAAACTGGCCGAAGTGATCGTCACCTCGGTGGAGTGTTCGAAAGATTTGAAGTACGCCAAGGTCTATTACACCACGCTCCGCGAGGAAGGACGCGCCGAGATTGCCAAACTGCTCGAGAAAGTTTCTGGCTACGTGCGTTCGTCGCTGGGGCGCGTGCTGTCGTACCGTACCGTGCCGGAACTGACGTTCAGATTCGACGACAGCGAAGAGCTGGCGCGCGAGATGGACCGCGTGCTCGACCGGATCAGCGCCGAGCTGCCGCCGGAAACGCCCGTGGAGGCGGAAGACGCGCCGGAGGAACCCGATGACTGA
- the truB gene encoding tRNA pseudouridine(55) synthase TruB, which translates to MYNGILVLDKIYGAPSRGCVTAVSKALGGRKQKIGHAGTLDTSASGTLVLLAGSATRLSEAVMNLPKSYLARVTFGWETSTDDATGEPLSEPTPVFYDEAALRGALPAFQGVRLQTPPRVSAVKVDGTRAHKLARSGREPDIRPRPVNVTSIRYLGRDETGAASLLVRCHRGTYVRSLARDLGRALGAGAHLSGLRRLCVGCYRAEEALPYNPQAPAGGAELAGRIQSVESLASQYYSYDANAFCEKRLGNGLGVYVSFMRFRNPGVVPVDEGVMVVGKDCLCLGALRVENDRAVVYPQANIPKAVRL; encoded by the coding sequence GTGTATAACGGGATCCTCGTTCTCGACAAGATTTACGGCGCGCCCAGCCGCGGCTGCGTCACCGCGGTGTCGAAGGCGCTCGGCGGGCGGAAGCAGAAGATCGGGCACGCCGGCACGCTGGACACGTCGGCGTCGGGAACGCTCGTGCTGCTGGCCGGCAGCGCCACGCGCCTGAGCGAAGCGGTGATGAATCTGCCGAAAAGTTATCTGGCGCGCGTGACATTCGGCTGGGAGACCAGCACCGACGACGCGACCGGCGAGCCGCTGAGCGAACCGACGCCGGTCTTTTACGACGAGGCGGCGCTGCGCGGCGCGTTGCCGGCTTTTCAGGGCGTGCGGCTGCAAACGCCGCCGCGCGTCTCCGCGGTAAAAGTGGACGGCACGCGCGCTCACAAGCTGGCGCGTTCCGGCCGGGAGCCGGACATCCGGCCCCGGCCTGTGAACGTCACTTCGATCCGCTATCTCGGCCGCGACGAAACTGGCGCGGCCAGCCTGCTGGTGCGCTGCCACCGCGGCACGTACGTGCGCAGCTTGGCCCGCGACCTTGGGCGCGCTCTGGGAGCGGGCGCGCACCTCTCGGGACTTCGCCGCTTGTGCGTCGGCTGTTACCGCGCCGAAGAGGCGCTGCCTTACAATCCGCAGGCTCCCGCGGGCGGAGCGGAACTTGCCGGGCGGATTCAGTCCGTCGAATCGCTGGCTTCCCAGTATTACAGTTACGACGCCAACGCTTTCTGCGAGAAACGGCTGGGCAACGGCCTTGGCGTGTACGTGAGCTTCATGCGGTTCCGCAATCCCGGCGTGGTGCCGGTGGACGAGGGCGTGATGGTCGTGGGGAAGGACTGTCTTTGCCTCGGCGCGCTGAGAGTCGAAAACGACCGCGCGGTGGTCTACCCGCAAGCCAACATCCCCAAGGCGGTACGCCTGTGA
- a CDS encoding DNA-3-methyladenine glycosylase I, giving the protein MILTERRCLWCAAEPLLRKYHDEEWGVPQHDDRILFEHLLMESMSCGLSWLLMLRKRRCFARNFSRFDYAQVAGYDDEETARIMADPEMIHAERKVRAVVNNARRFLDVRREFGSFAAYVWSFTNGRTVIYPAYQKQRLTRSALSDTFSADLRRRGFKFVGTVSMFSFLEACGVINDHLHGCFRCGETRALNKTVIVADPDASWIAGK; this is encoded by the coding sequence ATGATTTTGACAGAAAGACGCTGTCTTTGGTGCGCCGCCGAGCCACTGCTGAGAAAATATCACGACGAAGAATGGGGTGTGCCGCAACACGACGACCGCATCCTCTTCGAACATTTGCTGATGGAGTCCATGAGCTGCGGGCTGAGCTGGCTGCTGATGCTGCGCAAGCGCCGGTGCTTCGCGCGCAATTTCAGCCGGTTCGATTACGCTCAGGTGGCCGGATACGACGACGAAGAAACCGCCCGCATCATGGCCGATCCCGAGATGATCCACGCCGAACGCAAAGTGCGCGCCGTCGTGAACAACGCCCGGCGCTTTCTCGACGTGCGCCGGGAATTCGGCAGCTTCGCCGCGTACGTCTGGAGCTTTACGAACGGGCGCACCGTGATCTATCCCGCCTATCAGAAACAGCGCCTGACGCGCAGCGCCCTTTCCGATACGTTCAGCGCCGACCTGCGCCGGCGCGGCTTCAAATTCGTCGGCACGGTGAGCATGTTCTCGTTCCTCGAAGCCTGCGGCGTGATCAACGACCATCTGCACGGCTGCTTTCGCTGCGGCGAAACGCGCGCGCTGAATAAAACCGTGATCGTGGCGGATCCCGACGCGTCGTGGATCGCTGGGAAGTAA
- a CDS encoding DHH family phosphoesterase, with product MTEAEKIARILLAEPKWRIVCHVKPDGDTLGCGSALVSAGKKLGHDVIWGGVDSLPPLYSFLPHSGEYRAGASASEDGRCVIAVDVSARDRGVPGLEPRISIDHHESNERFGAEVNWVDPQAAATGEMVYEVVLALGCAIDADIAEALYVSIATDCGWFKFSNTTADTMRIATELVKAGAVPAKLDERLHFNDTPAKLRLWGRCMARVGPVGARAALSWITRDDFRETGALESDTEGLINMLTHMKGADVTVMVSEVEGCLRCSVRSRGPVSAQAIAAKWNGGGHRYAAGCKIYLPLEEGLKALEEELSRV from the coding sequence ATGACTGAAGCCGAGAAGATCGCGCGCATCCTTCTGGCCGAGCCGAAGTGGCGCATCGTCTGCCACGTCAAGCCCGACGGCGATACGCTCGGCTGCGGCAGCGCCCTTGTTTCGGCCGGGAAAAAACTGGGACACGACGTGATCTGGGGCGGCGTCGATTCGCTGCCGCCGCTGTACTCTTTTTTGCCCCACAGCGGCGAGTACCGGGCCGGCGCTTCCGCGTCCGAGGACGGACGCTGCGTGATTGCCGTCGACGTCAGCGCCCGTGATCGCGGCGTTCCCGGTCTGGAGCCGCGCATCAGCATCGATCATCACGAAAGCAACGAACGGTTCGGCGCCGAGGTGAACTGGGTCGATCCGCAGGCCGCAGCGACCGGCGAGATGGTCTACGAGGTTGTTCTCGCTCTCGGCTGCGCGATCGACGCGGACATCGCCGAAGCGCTCTACGTGTCGATCGCGACGGACTGCGGCTGGTTCAAGTTTTCCAACACCACCGCCGACACCATGCGGATCGCGACGGAGCTGGTCAAGGCTGGCGCGGTTCCCGCCAAACTGGACGAACGGCTGCATTTCAACGATACGCCGGCGAAACTGCGCCTGTGGGGACGCTGCATGGCGCGCGTCGGGCCGGTCGGCGCGCGCGCCGCGCTCTCGTGGATCACTCGCGACGATTTCCGCGAGACGGGGGCGCTCGAAAGCGACACCGAGGGGCTTATCAATATGTTGACGCATATGAAAGGCGCCGACGTCACCGTGATGGTCAGCGAGGTCGAAGGCTGTCTGCGTTGCAGCGTTCGTTCCCGCGGCCCCGTTTCCGCTCAGGCGATCGCCGCGAAGTGGAACGGCGGCGGGCATCGGTACGCGGCCGGCTGCAAGATCTATCTGCCCCTCGAAGAGGGGCTGAAAGCTTTGGAAGAGGAACTGAGCCGTGTATAA
- a CDS encoding ECF transporter S component yields the protein MKDDNMPLAYCRRFSLHSLVLTGMLGAIGALLMVLEFPAPFVPPFVKFDLSELPVVLGGCMVGPGAGAFAAAVKVTLNFLFNGTTTMGVGELANLWGSLCYVVPAALFYGRRRTKRAAAQALLWGTLCASSLIVLGNFFVFFPAYARLLGLKMETVIGMGHAVNAAVTDLYTLMVYALLPFNLFKYGVTSLLAFVMYKRLRRFLRFSGEER from the coding sequence ATGAAGGATGACAACATGCCGCTGGCGTACTGCCGGCGTTTTTCACTGCATTCGCTTGTTCTGACGGGTATGCTCGGGGCGATCGGCGCGCTGCTGATGGTTCTCGAATTTCCGGCGCCCTTTGTGCCGCCGTTTGTGAAGTTCGATCTTTCCGAGCTGCCGGTGGTCCTCGGCGGCTGCATGGTGGGCCCCGGCGCCGGGGCTTTTGCGGCGGCCGTCAAGGTGACGCTCAATTTTCTGTTCAACGGCACGACGACCATGGGCGTCGGCGAGCTGGCAAACCTGTGGGGCAGTCTGTGCTACGTCGTGCCCGCGGCGCTTTTTTACGGCCGCCGGCGTACGAAACGCGCCGCGGCGCAGGCGCTGCTTTGGGGCACGCTGTGCGCTTCGTCGCTGATCGTACTGGGCAACTTTTTCGTTTTCTTTCCCGCTTACGCGCGGCTGCTGGGACTGAAAATGGAGACGGTAATCGGCATGGGGCACGCCGTCAATGCCGCGGTGACGGATCTTTATACGCTGATGGTCTACGCGCTGCTGCCGTTCAACCTGTTCAAATACGGCGTCACGTCGCTGCTGGCGTTTGTGATGTACAAGCGGCTGAGGCGGTTCCTGCGCTTTTCCGGCGAGGAACGTTAA